AAGGTCGCCGGCACCCGTGAGTTCGTCACCGCGATCCAGCTGGACACCAAGCTCGACGGCATCCCCGCCGACGTGCTGGCCGGTGCGCTGACCCAGGCCCGCGACGCGCGTCTGCACATCCTGGACGTGATGCACGAGGCGATCGACGCTCCCGACGAGATGTCGCCGTACGCCCCGCGCGTCATCGCGGTGAAGATCCCGGTCGACAAGATCGGTGAGGTCATCGGCCCGAAGGGCAAGATGATCAACCAGATCCAGGAGGACACCGGCGCCGACCTGTCCATCGAGGACGACGGCACCGTCTACATCGGTGCCACCGACGGTCCGTCCGCCGAGGCTGCGCGTGCCGCGGTCAACGCCATCGCCAACCCGCAGATGCCCGAGGTGGGCGAACGCTTCCTGGGCACCGTCGTGAAGACGACGACCTTCGGTGCGTTCGTGTCGCTGCTGCCCGGCAAGGACGGTCTGCTGCACATCTCCGAGGTGCGAAAGCTGGTCGGCGGCAAGCGGATCGACGCGGTCGAGGACGTGCTGAAGATCGGCCAGAAGGTCCAGGTCGAGCTCAAGGAGATCGACCCGCGCGGCAAGCTGTCGCTCGCGGTCGTGCAGGAGGCCGTCGACGACGCCGCCGCGTCGGACGACGCCCCGGCCGCCGCCGACTCATCGGACGACGCTGCCGCCGCGGACGCCCCGTCGGACGAGGACAAGGCGGGTCGCGAGCCGCGTAAGCGCAACCGCCGTCGCGGTGGTCGTGGTCGCGGCAAGGACAACTCCGACGGCGCTGACGCCGGCGAGGAGTCGGTGGACGCCGACGCCGAGCCCGTCGCCGTGGAGGACTGAGTCCGGCATACGCCACATGGAGGCGGCCCGGCCGGCGCGTTGTGCGCCGGCCGGGCCGTTCTTTGTGCCATTTCCTGGTTAGGCTCGCCGGTATGACGACTCCGCTGCTGCTGACCTGTCCGGTGGGGTTGGAGGATCTCGTACGGGGCGATCTGCGTGATCGGCACGACGTGCACTCGACGCTGGTCTCGCTGGGCACGATCCGGTGTGAGAGTCCGGTGTCACGCGACCGGCTGCCGGCCATGGTGGACCGTGTCGCGGTGCCGCTGGGTGTGCCCGACAACGACCTGTCGCCGGCGCAGGTTACGGCCGTGCTGCGGGAAATCGACTGGCGCAGCTACGGACTCGAGGATGAGGTGCCCTTCCGGGTGCACCTGCCCGGCGAAAGCTCTCGCGCGAGGCGGGACGAACTCACGCAGGCTGTTTCTGCTGCGCTCGGGTGGCGGAACGACCCGTCCCACTGGAGTGTCAACCTCGACGTCTCGGAGGAGGCCATGACAGCCGGCACTATCCGCGCCGAACTGGGCCCGTGGGCGTGGGCGGCACGTTTCGGGTTGTTCGAACGGTTGCCGGCGACAACGCCCGGACCGGTCGCCGCCGGCCTGCTGCGACTGGCCAAACTGCAGGACGGCCAGACGCTGCTGGACGTGTGTGGGGGAGTCGGCACCGTGCCCGTGCTCGACGGGCTGTTGCGCGCAGGGCGGTCGATCACCGTCGACAACGACACAGCGTCCGTGGCTGCGGCCGGACGCAACGTCGTCTCCCACGATCTCGCCGGCCGGGTCGAAGTGCTCGACGCCGACGCGTCCGACCTCCCCCTCGCGGCCGGCACGGTCGACAGGGTGGTGAGCGACCTGCCGTTCGGCAAGCGCATCGGCAGTAACGAGCAGAACCGCACGCTCTATCCGGCGATCCTGCGGGAGGTCGAAAGAGTGCTGACCGCCGACGGCCGGTGCGTCCTGCTGTCCGACGACAAGCGGGTCTTCGCCGAATCCGTTGCAAAAGCAAGAGGTTTGAAGATCGCAGGGGAGCGGGTCATCCGCTACAACGGAGTCACGCCCACGGCATACATCGTGCGGCGCAGCCGCCGCCAGAAGAAGAGAGGACGATGACCCGTCACCAACACGCCAGGGGAGTGCGGATCGGCTTCGCTGAAGCACCCTCGCACGTCCGCGAATGGGTGCCGCGGGCCCGCGATGCCGCGCCGATCTTCACCGACGGGTGGCGACTGCTCGCCGAGCGGTTGGACCAGGTGGACCCGTGGTGGGTGGAACGACACGACGAGTTGGCGGGATACGCCGCGCGTGCGGTCGGCCTCATCGACGGTGATGCGTTGCTGCACTGGGATGTTCGTGCCGACAACCTCATCTTCGGCGAGCACCGCGACGTGCTGATCGACTGGGGACAGGTGCGTCGCGGTGCCCCCTGGATGGACCACGCGATCCTCGCGATGGATTGCGTGCTGAGCGGCAGCGAGGTCTCGGCGCTGGAGTTCTTCCGCACCGATCCCGCCCTCGCCGACCGGGATCCGGCGGACCTCGTGTCACTCATGGCATCCGCGGCGATGACGTTCGCGGCGCGTTCCGCCGATGCGGCGCCACCCGGGCTGCCGACGATGCCCGCGCTCCGGGCGCGCTGGGCGGAGAACCTGCGGCACGAGCTGGACCGCCTCCTCTGACCGACCGGCTACGCAAGTGCCGGAGGCTGGTCGGGCCACTGT
This genomic window from Flexivirga oryzae contains:
- a CDS encoding methyltransferase domain-containing protein; translation: MTTPLLLTCPVGLEDLVRGDLRDRHDVHSTLVSLGTIRCESPVSRDRLPAMVDRVAVPLGVPDNDLSPAQVTAVLREIDWRSYGLEDEVPFRVHLPGESSRARRDELTQAVSAALGWRNDPSHWSVNLDVSEEAMTAGTIRAELGPWAWAARFGLFERLPATTPGPVAAGLLRLAKLQDGQTLLDVCGGVGTVPVLDGLLRAGRSITVDNDTASVAAAGRNVVSHDLAGRVEVLDADASDLPLAAGTVDRVVSDLPFGKRIGSNEQNRTLYPAILREVERVLTADGRCVLLSDDKRVFAESVAKARGLKIAGERVIRYNGVTPTAYIVRRSRRQKKRGR